The genomic window GTGCAATCAATGCTTCGCGAGCGCGGCGCGCAGGTGGCGTCCGTTCTCTCGCGCATTGGTGCGGCGCGCGAGTATGCGCTGCGCATGTATCGCGTGGAGGCCGAGCTCTCGATCGCGGTGGAGGAGCTGAGTCCGCGCCTTCGCGAGCTGGCCGCGATCGCGCGCGACGCGACGCCCGGACAGCGCTACCTCCTCGACCGGAAGCTCGATGCGGAAAAGAAGGCGGAGATGCGCTTGGTATCGCAGCGTATCGCCGACGAGATCGTCGCCGCGCTCGCGCCGCATGCGCGGCCGGACGGCGTCGTGCGCTCGCTAATTCCGCGCGTCACGGCCGGCGATCCCTCGGCCGAACGCGGCACCATGGTGCTGAACGCGGCGTTTCTCGTCGAGCCGAATGCGATCGAAGAATTTCAGAAAACTCTAACAACGCTCGTCGCGCGACACACACCAAATGGATTTCGCTTCGACTTCACTGGACCGTGGCCCCCGTATCATTTCGTGAGTGAGCGCAACGATGACGCCCGATGACGCCCGATGACGCCCGATGACGCCCGATGACGCCCGATGACGCCCGATGACGCCAG from Gemmatimonadaceae bacterium includes these protein-coding regions:
- a CDS encoding GvpL/GvpF family gas vesicle protein is translated as MASNAPNALWYVYGIVPSANAGTSAPAGLDDTSVALEVHDDVAALVSVLQGDDYAPAHLETRSGDIEWLSPRAVAHDRVLTWASDRGAVIPLPMFSMFSGREAVQSMLRERGAQVASVLSRIGAAREYALRMYRVEAELSIAVEELSPRLRELAAIARDATPGQRYLLDRKLDAEKKAEMRLVSQRIADEIVAALAPHARPDGVVRSLIPRVTAGDPSAERGTMVLNAAFLVEPNAIEEFQKTLTTLVARHTPNGFRFDFTGPWPPYHFVSERNDDAR